Sequence from the Actinomycetes bacterium genome:
ACGCTTGATCGTCTGCGACGACAACCCGGCCTGCCCATCGACCAGGCGCACCACGTTCGCGTCGCCGCGGGGGCGGCGCTGCTCAGCGATGAAGTCCAACACATCGCCCGGGCGGACCTCACGCGGGTCCTTGGTGACCACAGCGAAGAACGCCCGCAGATCCGAGACCGTCGCCAGCACCGTGTTCGGCCGAGCCCTCGACGCGACGAACACCAAGTAGCGATCCACCAGTCGATCGGCCAGCAAGGGCACTCTCATCCCAGCCGGCGACAAGCAAGAATCGGCAGTCACAGCAACGGGTCTCCTCGGCTCCAGGACCTG
This genomic interval carries:
- a CDS encoding site-specific integrase, with translation MLADRLVDRYLVFVASRARPNTVLATVSDLRAFFAVVTKDPREVRPGDVLDFIAEQRRPRGDANVVRLVDGQAGLSSQTIKRRLSSVSGLFSWLLILGEVDAPGPDSTSPRRRTLGPRRRRSR